In Littorina saxatilis isolate snail1 linkage group LG8, US_GU_Lsax_2.0, whole genome shotgun sequence, a single genomic region encodes these proteins:
- the LOC138972551 gene encoding small ribosomal subunit protein eS25-like, whose product MGAKKPDPKAAKGKSAPAAKSKKEGGGGKAKKKKWSKGKVRDKLNNLILFDKPTYEKMLKEVPSYKLITPSVVSERLKVRGSLAKMALRELHSKGLIRLVSKHSSQLIYTRTTKAADE is encoded by the exons ATG GGAGCGAAGAAGCCAGATCCCAAGGCCGCCAAGGGGAAGTCGGCCCCCGCCGCCAAGTCcaagaaggagggagggggtggaaaGGCCAAGAAGAAG AAGTGGTCCAAGGGAAAGGTCCGTGACAAGCTCAACAACCTGATTCTCTTCGACAAGCCAACATACGAAAAGATGTTGAAGGAGGTGCCCAGCTACAAGCTCATCACACCCTCCGTCGTCTCTGAGCGTCTCAAGGTCAGGGGCTCGCTCGCCAAGATGGCCCTGCGAGAGCTGCACTCTAAAG GTCTTATCCGCCTCGTGTCGAAACACAGCTCTCAGCTCATCTACACACGCACCACCAAGGCTGCCGATGAGTGA